DNA sequence from the Streptomyces tsukubensis genome:
CGTCGCCCGGGGCGGGGTGCACCAGGGACCAGGCGTCGAAGAGGGCGACCCAGCCCCGCAGGACGGCCATGTCGTCGCGGTCCCAGGCACGCAGCCGCCAGCCGGGGCGTGCGGTGCCGCCGTGGAGTTCGACGAGGCCGGCGAGGCGGGCCCGGTCCCAGCCCGCGCGGACCTGGTCGAGACTGAGCGCGAGGGCGGCGGCGGCCCGTTCCTCGGTGCCGCCGGTGAGCGGGACCGTACCGGCGGCATCACCGTCGACGGCGGCGGCCCAGCGGGCGATACGGACCGCCTCGGACAGCACGCCGCGGGCCTGGCGGGCCAGTTCGGACGGGGGTGGGGTGCCCTCGGGGGGCCTCGGCGCGGGCCGGGTGCGCCGGGTGGTCACGGCCTTGCGTGCGCTGGTCAGCGGTCGCGGGCGGACAAGACGGAGTCTGGGGTTGCGCGCCAATTGCTCATCAGGCTTTCGGGACGTCACGGGGAGCAGTCTTCCCGTTGACGGGCCGAAAGCCCAAACGGAACCGGGCGGACCGGCCCGGTGAGGTGGTCGCGGCGGACGGGACGGTCCGTGCGGAAGCCGGTTTCGGGAGGGGTGCGGGGGTCTGTCCCGGGGGCGAACAGGGGCACAACAGGGGGCGCATCAGGGGTTGAGCCGGGGGATCCGTCGAGGGTTCGGCCGGGGGTTCGGTCGGCGGTTCGGCCGGGGGTTCGGCCGGGGGTTCACATCAGGGGGGTGAGGAAGCGGCGGAGCGCCTCTTCGTACGCATCGGGGTCGGCGTTCCACATCGCCGCGTGGGGGGCGTCGAGTACGGCCCTGAGGGTGACCAGGTCGGGGCGGGCGGCCGCGAGTTCCCGGGACGCCGCCCAGGGGGCGACGGTGTCGTCCGGGCCGTGGAAGACCAGGGTCGGTACGCGGACAGACCGGGCGTCGGCGGCGACCGGCACCCGGTCCCGGTAGAGCCCTGCCCGGCCGCGGGCCGCGCGGACGAGCAGCGGCACCAGCGGGGCGGGGGTGTGCCGGGCTCGGGCCAGGGCGCGCAGGGCGGCCTCCTGGTCGAGGACCGGGGAGTCGAGCACCAGACCGGTGACCCGGTCGCGGAGCGCGGAGTTGGCCGCGGTGTGCAGGGCCATGGTGGCGCCGGTGGACCAGCCGTGGAGGACGATGCGGCGGGCGCCGCGGTCGGCCGCGTACCGCAGGGCGGCGTCCAGATCGCGCCACTCGGTGTCGCCGAGGTGTCCGAGGCCGTCGGGCGACCGGGGCGCGCCGGGGTCGCCGCGGTAGGCGACGGCGAGTACGGGGAGGCTGCGGCGGTGCAGGAAGGGCAGCAGGTTCAGGGTGTGTTCGCGGGTGGCGCCGAGGCCGTGGACGGCGATCACCCAGGTCTCGCGGACCCCGGGTACGAACCAGGCCGGGAGGGGGCCCAGCTCGCCGGGGACGGTGACCTCTTCGTAGGCGATGCCGAGGGCGTCGGCGGGGTTGCCGGTGTGGAGGCGGGGGGTCATCCGCACCTTGGTGCCGCGCACCGGGGGGTGCGGGCCCGGGGAGTCCAGCCGGCGGACGACGGTGTCGGGCGATTCGGCGAGCCCCTCCAGGACGGGTCCGGCGACGGCGTGGACGCCGTGTCCGGCGAGGCCGTAGGTGCCGGGGCGGCGGGAGGCCAGGCTGCGGGTGAGCGTGATCCGGCCGGGGGCGGTGGCGTGGACG
Encoded proteins:
- a CDS encoding alpha/beta hydrolase; protein product: MRPVIATAAAVTTLAGLGTAFAAARHAVDTTLRPATDRALPGGGRLTVHATAPGRITLTRSLASRRPGTYGLAGHGVHAVAGPVLEGLAESPDTVVRRLDSPGPHPPVRGTKVRMTPRLHTGNPADALGIAYEEVTVPGELGPLPAWFVPGVRETWVIAVHGLGATREHTLNLLPFLHRRSLPVLAVAYRGDPGAPRSPDGLGHLGDTEWRDLDAALRYAADRGARRIVLHGWSTGATMALHTAANSALRDRVTGLVLDSPVLDQEAALRALARARHTPAPLVPLLVRAARGRAGLYRDRVPVAADARSVRVPTLVFHGPDDTVAPWAASRELAAARPDLVTLRAVLDAPHAAMWNADPDAYEEALRRFLTPLM